CAGCCAGATGTCACACAGATTCTTGAAGCGATAATTCTCGGCTATTTGCTGCGGCGGCAGATGGCAGTGGTAGTCGAAAATGGGCTGCGATTTCGCGTAGTCGTGGTAAAGCCGGCGGGCGTATCGGGTATCAAGAAGAAAATCATCGTTCATAAACTGGGCCATAGCGTGGCGTCCTCAGCAGATAGCGGGTCGATGCTTGCGCATGATGGCCCAAAGTTATCACACCAATTTTCGCACAACGACCTCAATTTTGAGTTGAAGCTCACAAAACAGACAGATAAATCCCTCTTACCCGTACCTGCATTGGCCTATAACCCGCGTCAAACCTGACCTCCAGCCCCGATATGGCGGGGTACAACCTGAAAATGCTTTTGTGATATCACTCAACTTATAAAGATGTATGACAAGTTATCGTTTGACCCGTCGCAGTACCTCCTGCCGGGCAACGCCTGCCGCGGCCCATGGGTGACAAGAACAGGAACGGAGGCCGGTTTACCTGGATCAACGTTCACAATAAAGACGGGATGGGGTGAGAAATGCGAAAAATAAAAGGTTTGCGCTGGTATATGATAGCGCTGGTGACGCTGGGCACCGTGCTGGGCTATCTGACCCGTAACACGGTGGCCGTTGCGGCCCCCACGCTGATGAGCGAGCTGAATATCACCACTCAGCAGTATTCGTGGATTATCGCCGCATATTCAGCCTGTTATACCATTATGCAGCCGGTTGCCGGCTATGTACTTGACGTACTGGGGACGAAAGTGGGCTACGCGGTGTTTGCCGTGGCCTGGGCGATTTTCTGTGGCGCAACCGCCCTGGCGGGAAGCTGGGGCGGGCTGGCGCTTGCTCGTGGTGCCGTCGGCGCCGCCGAAGCGGCGATGATCCCCGCAGGGTTAAAGGCCAGCAGCGAGTGGTTCCCGGCTAAAGAGCGATCTATTGCCGTGGGCTACTTCAACGTGGGCTCTTCCATTGGAGCCATGATTGCGCCCCCGCTGGTCGTCTGGGCCATTGTGATGCACAGCTGGCAGATGGCGTTTATGTTAACCGGCGTGCTGAGCTTTATCTGGGCGATGGCATGGCTGTGGTTCTACAAAAATCCGCGCGATCAGAAAAAGCTTTCCAGCGAAGAACGCGAGTACATCATCAGCGGCCAGGAAGCACAGCACCAGACCGACAACACGAAAAAGATGCCGGCC
This region of Cedecea lapagei genomic DNA includes:
- a CDS encoding MFS transporter; this translates as MRKIKGLRWYMIALVTLGTVLGYLTRNTVAVAAPTLMSELNITTQQYSWIIAAYSACYTIMQPVAGYVLDVLGTKVGYAVFAVAWAIFCGATALAGSWGGLALARGAVGAAEAAMIPAGLKASSEWFPAKERSIAVGYFNVGSSIGAMIAPPLVVWAIVMHSWQMAFMLTGVLSFIWAMAWLWFYKNPRDQKKLSSEEREYIISGQEAQHQTDNTKKMPAWKILRNRQFWGIALPRFLAEPAWGTFNAWIPLFMFKAYGFNLKEIAMFAWMPMLFADFGCVLGGYLPPLFQRWFGVNLIVSRKLVVTLGAVLMIGPGTIGLFTSPYVAIALLCIGGFAHQALSGALITLSSDVFGRNEVATANGLTGMAAWTASTLFALVVGALADTLGFSPLFAALAVFDLLGAIVIWTVLKNQSASELAADNAVPDGVTQS